One genomic segment of Ricinus communis isolate WT05 ecotype wild-type chromosome 5, ASM1957865v1, whole genome shotgun sequence includes these proteins:
- the LOC8276591 gene encoding probable 2-oxoglutarate/Fe(II)-dependent dioxygenase: protein MEEPSRERAHIGLGNSILVPSVQELAKDQSLVKIPSRYERLNQEDSLNIADDGSSLLSVPVIDLERLVAGDPMDSVLEKLHSACIEWGFFQVVKHGVSSSLLEGLQLEIEKFFKLPYEQKKELWQQPGNQEGFGQSFVISQEQKLDWSDMFGIITLPPYLRNNALFDQLPPNLRETLKTYCIETKKLGMEILSHMAKALKMDIEEMKEQFNDGFQVMRMNYYPPCPEPKKAIGFTPHSDADALTILFQLNETDGLQIRKDGRWVPIKPLPNAFVVNVGDMMEIMSNGVYRSIEHRATVNSTKERLSIATFYTPKLESVLGPAGSLIGPHSPPMFRQVPIRKYLEEYFARKLNGKSYVDYMRIPNPNNI from the exons ATGGAGGAGCCATCAAGAGAAAGAGCTCACATAGGATTAGGGAACTCTATTCTAGTACCTAGTGTTCAAGAACTGGCTAAAGATCAGTCCCTTGTCAAGATCCCATCTCGGTATGAAAGACTGAATCAGGAGGATTCTCTGAATATTGCTGATGATGGGTCGTCTCTTTTGTCAGTTCCTGTCATTGATCTTGAAAGACTGGTTGCTGGAGATCCCATGGATTCAGTGTTGGAGAAGTTGCACTCTGCTTGCATAGAGTGGGGTTTCTTCCAG GTTGTAAAGCATGGGGTCAGTAGTAGCTTGCTAGAGGGATTACAGTTGGAAATTGAGAAGTTTTTCAAACTTCCTTATGAGCAGAAGAAGGAGCTGTGGCAGCAGCCAGGTAATCAAGAAGGTTTTGGTCAGTCATTTGTAATATCACAGGAGCAGAAGCTAGACTGGTCAGACATGTTTGGTATTATTACCCTTCCTCCCTATCTTAGGAACAATGCTCTTTTTGACCAGCTCCCTCCAAATCTCAG AGAGACTTTGAAAACTTACTGTATTGAAACGAAAAAGCTAGGCATGGAAATCTTGAGTCACATGGCAAAAGCCTTAAAGATGGATATTGAGGAAATGAAAGAACAATTCAATGATGGCTTCCAGGTGATGAGAATGAATTACTATCCGCCATGCCCTGAACCAAAGAAGGCAATTGGATTCACACCTCATTCTGATGCTGATGCTTTGACAATCTTGTTTCAACTCAATGAAACTGACGGACTGCAAATAAGAAAAGACGGGAGATGGGTTCCTATTAAACCACTTCCAAATGCTTTTGTTGTCAACGTCGGAGACATGATGGAG ATTATGAGCAATGGTGTTTACAGAAGCATTGAGCATAGGGCAACAGTGAATTCAACAAAAGAGAGGCTCTCCATTGCAACCTTTTACACTCCAAAGCTAGAATCTGTTTTAGGCCCTGCAGGCAGCCTCATTGGTCCTCATAGTCCACCCATGTTTCGACAAGTCCCAATAAGGAAGTACTTAGAGGAATATTTTGCTCGAAAATTGAATGGCAAATCGTATGTCGACTACATGAGAATACCAAACCCAAATAACATTTGA